In Longimicrobium sp., a genomic segment contains:
- a CDS encoding DUF4388 domain-containing protein, with the protein MAIKGNLKEASLPDVLQLLAMGQKTGCLALTDRSNFGYVFFERGRITYASIVNRRDRLGDLLVKNGLLKPVDLDAAIEEQPRHPGVRLGELLIRRGAITREQLEQYIRIQIEEAVYFLFTWTQGTFSFEPEQRPEEGAMLVSINPENLLLEGARRIDEWSLIEKKIPSLDLVFEIDRSKPLASLELSDDQRKILPLIDGRRSVQELIEESGMVEFDVGKALFGYIQAGIAHPVGRRQAQVKEVPQARIDEHRNLGVAFYRTAMYDEATREFRRVAELQPRNVDARFHLALIGLRKGDDRFALRYLREVVEIGGPRATVFHSMSLALERLGRVADARLAADEALKLAPKRPQVLLSRAVLLLKAGEAHEAAEAFREYRRVMEGKRVPPAYYAFAVLAEAAAGAPDAAIRLGEEAIAQHPHAAPVYLHLGSVYERKGNWEKAEAMYRRAADEDRELPQAHKALGDALYRRGAYDDAAECYGRAARLNPRLGDDVYFRMGNIHYKRMERQQAVELWRKALEINPQNSVVRTNLELVESVLR; encoded by the coding sequence CCTTCCCGACGTGCTGCAGCTGCTGGCCATGGGCCAGAAGACCGGCTGCCTGGCGCTGACGGACCGCAGCAACTTCGGCTACGTGTTCTTCGAGCGCGGCCGCATCACCTACGCCTCCATCGTCAACCGGCGCGACCGGCTGGGCGACCTGCTGGTGAAGAACGGGCTGCTGAAGCCCGTGGACCTGGACGCCGCCATCGAGGAACAGCCCCGGCACCCGGGCGTTCGCCTGGGCGAGCTGCTCATCCGCCGCGGCGCCATCACCCGCGAGCAGCTGGAGCAGTACATCCGCATCCAGATCGAGGAGGCCGTCTACTTCCTCTTCACCTGGACGCAGGGCACGTTCAGCTTCGAGCCGGAGCAGCGCCCGGAAGAGGGCGCCATGCTGGTGTCCATCAACCCCGAGAACCTGCTGCTGGAGGGCGCCCGCCGGATCGACGAGTGGAGCCTGATCGAAAAGAAGATCCCCTCGCTGGACCTGGTGTTCGAGATCGACCGCAGCAAGCCCCTGGCGTCGCTGGAGCTTTCCGACGACCAGCGGAAGATCTTGCCGCTGATCGACGGGCGGCGCAGCGTGCAGGAGCTGATCGAGGAGTCCGGGATGGTGGAGTTCGACGTGGGCAAGGCGCTGTTCGGCTACATCCAGGCCGGCATCGCGCATCCCGTCGGGCGGCGGCAGGCGCAGGTGAAGGAGGTTCCGCAGGCGCGCATCGACGAGCACCGCAACCTGGGCGTGGCCTTCTACCGCACGGCCATGTACGACGAGGCCACGCGCGAATTCCGCCGCGTGGCCGAGCTTCAGCCCCGCAACGTGGACGCGCGCTTTCACCTGGCGCTGATCGGCCTGCGCAAGGGCGACGACCGCTTCGCGCTCCGCTATCTCCGCGAGGTGGTGGAGATCGGCGGGCCGCGCGCCACGGTGTTCCACTCGATGTCGCTGGCGCTGGAGCGGCTGGGCCGCGTGGCCGACGCGCGCCTGGCGGCCGACGAGGCGCTGAAGCTGGCGCCGAAGCGGCCGCAGGTGCTGCTTTCGCGCGCCGTGCTGCTGCTGAAGGCGGGCGAGGCGCACGAGGCGGCCGAGGCGTTCCGCGAGTACCGCCGGGTGATGGAGGGGAAGCGCGTGCCACCCGCGTACTACGCCTTCGCCGTGCTGGCCGAGGCCGCGGCCGGCGCGCCCGACGCGGCCATCCGCCTGGGCGAGGAGGCCATTGCCCAGCATCCCCACGCCGCGCCGGTGTACCTGCACCTGGGCAGCGTGTACGAGCGCAAGGGAAACTGGGAAAAGGCCGAGGCCATGTACCGCCGCGCGGCGGACGAGGACCGCGAGCTGCCGCAGGCGCACAAGGCGCTGGGCGACGCCCTGTACCGCCGCGGCGCGTACGACGACGCGGCCGAGTGCTACGGGCGGGCCGCGCGGCTGAACCCGCGCCTGGGCGACGACGTGTACTTTCGCATGGGCAACATCCACTACAAGCGGATGGAGCGGCAGCAGGCGGTGGAGCTCTGGCGCAAGGCGCTGGAGATCAATCCCCAGAACTCCGTCGTGCGCACCAACTTGGAGCTGGTGGAGAGCGTGCTGCGATGA